In Eublepharis macularius isolate TG4126 chromosome 4, MPM_Emac_v1.0, whole genome shotgun sequence, the following are encoded in one genomic region:
- the RNF5 gene encoding E3 ubiquitin-protein ligase RNF5 isoform X3, which produces MSAFVYLGQNSIPEMQLKVEITYFKWLETRPERQECPVCKAGISRDKVIPLYGRGSSAQQDPRLKTPPRPRGQRPEPESRGGMGGFPDAATGFHMAFGIGAFPFGFFATGYSAPGERAEADAVRASSWQDSLFLFIAIFFFFWLLSI; this is translated from the exons ATGAGTGCTTTTGTGTATCTTGGGCAGAACTCTATCCCTGAAATGCAGCTCAAGGTGGAAATTACTTATTTTAAG TGGCTAGAAACACGGCCTGAGCGCCAGGAGTGTCCCGTCTGCAAGGCAGGAATCAGCCGTGACAAAGTCATCCCTCTCTATGGTCGTGGTAGCTCTGCCCAGCAGGACCCCAG GTTGAAGACTCCTCCCCGGCCACGGGGGCAGCGCCCGGAGCCCGAGTCTCGAGGG GGCATGGGCGGCTTCCCCGATGCAGCCACTGGCTTCCATATGGCATTTGGCATTGGCGCATTCCCCTTTGGGTTTTTTGCTACCGGTTACAGTGCCCCGGGAGAAAGAGCAG AAGCAGACGCTGTCAGAGCATCCAGCTGGCAAGATTCTCTGTTTCTCTTCATTgccatcttctttttcttctggctGCTGAGCATCTGA